In a single window of the Candidatus Methylomirabilota bacterium genome:
- the bamD gene encoding outer membrane protein assembly factor BamD: protein MQYRGPKGSLVLPFGFLVALALGAGGCADATGALEQDVAQLQRDLNALTLSVHRSRGDTDTVVGQIDRRTREQSAEQNKQISSLSTRVDALSTELTRVAARLDELSRRVETLSRELASRPSSPSPAPGGAPPSSTPAAPRPSSSGGPTPEQAYQAAYLDFSKGNYPLAIAGFREFVRRYPDAPLADQAQYWVGESLFSQARASLAAGQTDKANRELEQAVQEFRKLVLNYPRGERVPTALYKEALALLELKQTKLAQTRLQYLIDNFPQSEEAPLARERLATLGQSG, encoded by the coding sequence GTGCAGTACCGTGGACCGAAGGGGAGCCTCGTGCTCCCCTTCGGCTTTCTCGTCGCCCTCGCCCTCGGGGCGGGTGGCTGCGCTGACGCCACCGGCGCCCTGGAGCAGGACGTCGCCCAGCTCCAGCGGGATCTGAACGCGCTGACGCTGTCCGTGCACCGCAGCCGCGGCGACACCGACACGGTGGTGGGACAGATCGACCGGCGCACGCGCGAGCAGAGCGCCGAGCAGAACAAGCAGATCTCGTCGCTGTCGACGCGGGTGGATGCGCTCTCCACCGAGCTCACGCGCGTGGCGGCGCGCCTGGACGAGCTCTCGCGCCGTGTGGAGACGCTCAGTCGAGAGCTGGCCTCGCGGCCGAGCTCTCCCTCTCCGGCACCGGGCGGCGCACCGCCCTCGTCGACCCCGGCCGCGCCCCGCCCGTCATCATCCGGCGGCCCCACGCCGGAACAGGCCTATCAAGCGGCCTATCTCGATTTCAGCAAGGGCAACTATCCGCTGGCCATCGCGGGGTTCCGCGAGTTCGTGCGGCGCTACCCGGACGCGCCCCTCGCCGATCAGGCGCAGTACTGGGTGGGCGAGTCGCTCTTCAGTCAGGCCCGCGCGAGCCTCGCCGCGGGCCAGACCGACAAGGCCAATCGCGAGCTGGAGCAGGCGGTGCAGGAGTTCCGCAAGCTGGTGCTGAACTATCCCCGCGGTGAGCGGGTGCCCACCGCGCTTTACAAGGAAGCGCTGGCGCTGCTCGAGCTCAAGCAGACCAAGCTGGCCCAGACACGCCTGCAGTACCTGATCGACAACTTCCCCCAGTCGGAGGAAGCGCCGCTCGCCCGAGAGCGTCTGGCGACGCTCGGACAGTCCGGCTAG
- a CDS encoding DUF502 domain-containing protein: MRNWLKVRFITGFFVTVPAIATAWLLYVFWDAIDGFFSPGYERIFGRRIPGLGFLTAVILILVMGTIATNVVGRRILARVELLLTRVPIFRSIYPTIKELFASFSPEKRGSFKEVVLAEHPRKGAFAFGFLTSEFLLEGPEGKRQMVTVFVPTNNLYLGDVIVVPRDEAISTGLSVEEGIRIILSAGTASPPRLPRQRG; the protein is encoded by the coding sequence GTGAGGAACTGGCTGAAGGTCCGGTTCATCACGGGCTTCTTCGTCACCGTGCCCGCGATCGCGACGGCGTGGCTCCTCTACGTGTTCTGGGACGCGATCGACGGCTTCTTCTCGCCGGGATACGAGCGCATCTTCGGCCGGCGCATCCCCGGGCTGGGCTTCCTGACCGCGGTGATCCTCATCCTGGTGATGGGCACCATCGCGACCAACGTGGTGGGGCGGCGCATCCTCGCCCGCGTCGAGCTTCTGCTGACGCGCGTGCCGATCTTCCGCAGCATCTACCCCACGATCAAGGAGCTGTTCGCGTCGTTCTCTCCGGAGAAGCGCGGCTCATTCAAGGAAGTCGTCCTCGCCGAGCACCCGCGGAAGGGCGCCTTCGCGTTCGGCTTTCTCACCTCGGAGTTCCTGCTCGAGGGACCGGAGGGCAAGCGTCAGATGGTCACGGTATTCGTGCCCACTAACAATCTCTACCTGGGCGACGTGATCGTGGTCCCGCGCGACGAGGCGATCTCGACCGGTCTCAGCGTCGAGGAGGGCATCCGCATCATCCTCTCCGCGGGGACGGCGTCACCGCCCCGGCTGCCCCGGCAGCGCGGCTGA
- a CDS encoding diacylglycerol kinase family protein, which produces MVNPAAGGGRTERLWPALRDRLVRLGLAFEAVETRATGEGTARAAEGVRARVDLVIAVGGDGTLNEVVNGITGEDGRPLATLGVILTGRGRDGARTLGVPRDPIRAVERLAAQAHAVPRDLGLVRWSGGRRFFVTVAGAGFDAVVAARALTLPDPGTVPYLRAVVSSLRDHRPWPLEIRVDEAPARSLAVTGVMFANGPTCGGGMRIAPGAHAADGLLDLVILGALSRAALLRWLPTVYWGGHLRHPRITLERMRAVTVASDRPLPLQLDGEPCGAAPFEVTVAPGALRVRT; this is translated from the coding sequence ATCGTCAATCCCGCCGCAGGCGGCGGGCGCACCGAGCGTCTCTGGCCCGCCCTCCGCGACCGTCTGGTGCGACTCGGCCTGGCCTTCGAGGCCGTCGAGACGCGCGCGACCGGTGAGGGCACGGCGCGCGCGGCCGAGGGGGTGCGCGCCCGCGTGGATCTCGTCATCGCGGTGGGCGGCGACGGGACGCTCAACGAGGTGGTCAACGGGATCACCGGCGAGGACGGCCGGCCCCTCGCGACCCTCGGCGTCATCCTCACCGGCCGCGGCCGAGACGGCGCCCGGACGCTCGGCGTGCCGCGCGACCCCATCCGCGCCGTCGAGCGCCTCGCAGCGCAGGCGCACGCGGTGCCGCGCGACCTCGGCCTCGTCCGCTGGTCCGGGGGACGCCGCTTCTTCGTCACCGTCGCGGGAGCCGGGTTCGACGCGGTGGTCGCCGCCCGCGCCCTCACGCTCCCGGATCCCGGGACCGTGCCGTACCTGCGGGCGGTCGTGTCGAGTCTTCGCGACCATCGGCCATGGCCCCTCGAGATCCGCGTCGACGAGGCGCCGGCCCGGAGCCTGGCGGTCACCGGCGTGATGTTCGCCAACGGCCCGACCTGCGGCGGCGGGATGCGCATCGCGCCGGGCGCCCATGCGGCTGACGGGCTCCTGGACCTCGTCATCCTCGGCGCGCTCTCGCGCGCCGCGCTGCTTCGCTGGCTTCCCACCGTGTACTGGGGCGGCCATCTCCGCCATCCGCGCATCACCCTCGAGCGCATGCGCGCGGTCACGGTGGCGAGCGATCGGCCGCTGCCCCTTCAGCTCGACGGCGAGCCGTGCGGCGCCGCCCCCTTCGAGGTGACGGTGGCGCCCGGTGCGCTCCGGGTGCGCACGTGA
- a CDS encoding alpha/beta hydrolase produces the protein MEESVTLDVRGGPSLEGRLAAPPGAGAGVVLCHPHPLYGGDMDNPVVVRAAEVAQGRGLVTLRFNFRGVGASGGTHGGGAAEMDDVRTALARLGAALPRWAGIGLLGYSFGAWVSGRVAAETPLPLCLIGPPLGMLDWSTAPPARPDLCVIAGSRDPYCPLPELERFTARLAPARVAVIDGADHFFFGKLFPMGEEVNRWLEGWTPASAALPGQPGR, from the coding sequence ATGGAAGAATCCGTGACGCTGGACGTGCGGGGTGGGCCCTCGCTGGAGGGCCGGCTCGCCGCGCCGCCCGGCGCCGGCGCCGGCGTGGTGCTCTGCCATCCTCATCCCCTCTATGGCGGCGACATGGACAATCCCGTCGTGGTGCGCGCCGCCGAAGTGGCCCAGGGGCGCGGGCTCGTCACGCTCCGCTTCAACTTTCGCGGGGTGGGCGCATCGGGCGGCACCCACGGTGGCGGTGCGGCCGAGATGGATGACGTGCGCACGGCCCTTGCCCGTCTCGGGGCCGCGCTGCCCCGATGGGCGGGCATCGGGCTGCTCGGCTATTCCTTCGGCGCCTGGGTCTCCGGTCGTGTGGCCGCGGAGACACCGCTGCCGCTCTGCCTGATCGGCCCCCCGCTGGGAATGCTCGACTGGAGCACCGCGCCGCCGGCGCGACCTGATCTCTGCGTGATCGCAGGTAGCCGTGACCCCTATTGCCCGCTGCCGGAGCTCGAGCGGTTCACCGCGCGCCTGGCGCCGGCACGGGTTGCCGTCATCGACGGGGCGGATCACTTCTTCTTCGGGAAGCTCTTCCCGATGGGAGAGGAGGTGAATCGGTGGCTGGAGGGGTGGACGCCGGCCTCAGCCGCGCTGCCGGGGCAGCCGGGGCGGTGA